The proteins below are encoded in one region of Alistipes communis:
- a CDS encoding BACON domain-containing protein, which produces MKTIDKLSFVPLLALLLFAGSCEKDGGVFMRENDAIACDCTEQSISQNVLCDGEWVADCGDVGWIAITPERGSGNGKDYGFFTLNIQYNSGAERTATVHLVYDGAAYPITVTQGACEFAYGEPRVEGNLFRNIESTATLRLPYVCASGRESVEISCTITGAAADGLSVTKQVYTGFAKGSGELTIPVEGAATRAGAVAFELFADGVSVGSCRANVISDPDAVPEGLPVGWNFYALGMTGTAPRGSEWDYSWTTDAIHPATDTNPLDAHRLLPTAGNENAYLTASGVVSDNGNYTFNPGIQIKGLMENDYFLFVIPVRNIKAEHKLSVEASMGAAGSGPGYYALEYSADNKTWMLAEGSTLMEVFGTSAQVHYYVPKENTSGDRKTYDKSTDKGYRKYVFPLTGMETIYEGNLYLRLRICMDRRANGSESTNTIASAWADLKGFEVALVEE; this is translated from the coding sequence ATGAAAACAATCGATAAATTAAGCTTCGTTCCGCTCCTCGCCCTGCTGCTGTTCGCCGGTTCCTGCGAGAAGGACGGAGGGGTGTTCATGCGGGAAAACGATGCGATCGCCTGCGACTGTACGGAGCAGTCTATTTCGCAGAACGTCCTTTGCGACGGCGAGTGGGTCGCCGACTGCGGCGACGTGGGGTGGATCGCGATCACGCCCGAACGCGGTTCGGGCAACGGGAAGGACTACGGGTTCTTCACACTGAACATCCAGTATAATTCGGGGGCCGAGCGGACGGCGACCGTCCATCTGGTCTACGACGGCGCGGCCTATCCGATTACGGTCACGCAGGGCGCGTGCGAGTTCGCCTACGGCGAGCCGCGCGTCGAGGGCAATCTCTTCCGGAATATCGAGAGCACGGCCACGCTCCGTCTGCCTTACGTTTGCGCTTCGGGACGCGAGTCGGTCGAAATTTCCTGCACGATCACCGGTGCGGCGGCCGACGGACTCTCGGTGACGAAACAGGTCTACACCGGATTCGCCAAAGGTTCGGGCGAGTTGACGATTCCCGTCGAGGGGGCGGCGACGCGTGCGGGTGCCGTGGCGTTCGAACTCTTCGCCGACGGCGTGTCGGTCGGGAGTTGCCGCGCCAATGTCATCAGCGATCCCGACGCCGTGCCCGAAGGGCTCCCGGTGGGGTGGAATTTCTATGCGCTCGGCATGACGGGCACCGCACCGCGCGGTTCGGAGTGGGATTACAGCTGGACGACCGATGCGATTCATCCCGCGACCGATACCAATCCGCTCGATGCGCACCGGCTGCTGCCTACGGCCGGCAACGAGAATGCCTATCTGACGGCGAGCGGGGTGGTTTCGGATAACGGGAATTATACGTTCAATCCGGGTATTCAGATCAAGGGGCTGATGGAGAACGATTACTTCCTCTTCGTCATTCCGGTCAGGAACATCAAGGCGGAGCACAAACTCTCGGTGGAAGCTTCGATGGGCGCCGCGGGTTCGGGTCCCGGATATTACGCGCTCGAATATTCGGCCGACAACAAAACGTGGATGTTGGCCGAAGGCAGCACGCTCATGGAGGTGTTCGGGACGTCGGCGCAGGTACATTACTACGTTCCCAAGGAGAATACCAGCGGGGATCGGAAAACCTACGACAAGTCCACCGACAAGGGGTATCGGAAATACGTCTTCCCGCTGACCGGTATGGAGACCATCTACGAAGGCAACCTCTACCTGCGTCTGCGCATCTGCATGGACCGTCGTGCCAACGGCTCCGAAAGCACGAATACGATCGCCTCGGCATGGGCCGACCTGAAAGGCTTCGAAGTCGCCCTGGTCGAAGAATAA
- a CDS encoding FecR family protein: MGRKSFEKAGGLSPERIRQMDADIAQALSSERETGGVDVPSLKLLDAIDAKIRRRNRRSVAGAFAAVCLPLVALCLTAFAELYGWGHEPVMRSVQVPAGEHLRVLLADGSAVTLNACSELRYPERFARRRREVRLVRGEAFFEVAHDASAPFTVETDDVSVEVLGTKFNVNAYDKEVTTVYLKEGKVRLTERVTGRQNRYLMAPDEMLAVDRNARTCRAVRPAGKSAPEAWLHNNYAFTNAPLEDVVEFLERHYAVEIEVADARILQYSYTMEFYNETIDEVLSVMSQITPIRYSRVNDRITVQAAR; the protein is encoded by the coding sequence ATGGGAAGAAAATCTTTCGAAAAAGCCGGCGGCCTTTCGCCGGAACGCATCCGGCAGATGGACGCCGACATCGCGCAGGCGCTTTCGTCCGAACGGGAGACCGGCGGAGTCGATGTGCCGTCGCTCAAACTGCTCGACGCGATCGACGCCAAGATCCGCCGGCGCAACCGTCGGTCGGTCGCAGGTGCCTTCGCGGCGGTGTGCCTGCCGCTCGTCGCGCTCTGCTTGACGGCGTTTGCGGAGTTGTACGGCTGGGGGCATGAACCCGTGATGCGGAGCGTGCAGGTGCCGGCGGGCGAGCATCTGCGGGTGTTGCTGGCCGACGGTTCGGCCGTGACGCTCAATGCGTGCAGCGAGCTGCGCTATCCCGAACGCTTCGCACGCCGTCGCCGCGAGGTGCGGCTGGTGCGCGGCGAGGCTTTCTTCGAGGTGGCGCACGATGCTTCGGCACCCTTCACGGTCGAGACCGACGACGTGTCGGTCGAGGTGCTCGGAACGAAATTCAATGTCAACGCCTACGACAAGGAGGTGACGACCGTCTATCTCAAAGAGGGGAAGGTCCGCCTGACCGAGCGGGTGACGGGGCGGCAGAACCGGTACCTCATGGCGCCCGACGAGATGCTGGCCGTCGACCGGAACGCCCGCACGTGCCGTGCCGTGCGGCCGGCCGGGAAGTCGGCTCCCGAAGCATGGCTGCACAACAACTATGCCTTCACGAACGCGCCGTTGGAGGATGTCGTGGAGTTCCTCGAACGGCATTATGCCGTCGAGATCGAGGTGGCCGACGCGCGCATTCTCCAATACAGCTACACGATGGAGTTCTACAACGAGACGATCGACGAGGTGCTTTCGGTGATGTCGCAGATCACGCCGATCCGCTATTCGCGTGTCAACGACCGGATTACCGTCCAAGCCGCCCGATGA
- a CDS encoding glycerophosphodiester phosphodiesterase — protein MRSVKKILWSCAVLAVVCGCTKLETPPNKNQPSGDGTGVYKVVAHRGGYQECARPDCSISSLKYAIMLRCFASECDIVLTGDNDVLVAHPQSGYLVNGLEPFDHTVAEIRAAGTLANGEPVPTLRDFIRVLQDPELNPHGMRLWLDVKRLTKNGEEIDVNHSINACYRACEIIKEMKAQSLCEFLIPTGGSIFDVVRDKVIDEYRINLAWMTCTHPDNYGKAWAQLSYDKIFGDNTAYGPMDYISAGVPLSVYNVDDDETMDAVIPYYPKLKAIFTNYPSKLIQKLRAQGYAD, from the coding sequence ATGAGAAGTGTAAAAAAGATCCTTTGGTCGTGCGCCGTACTGGCCGTTGTATGCGGATGCACCAAACTCGAAACGCCGCCCAACAAAAACCAGCCGTCGGGCGACGGTACCGGCGTCTATAAAGTCGTGGCGCACCGCGGCGGTTACCAGGAGTGCGCCCGTCCCGACTGCTCGATCTCGTCGCTCAAATATGCGATCATGTTGCGTTGTTTCGCGTCGGAGTGCGATATCGTACTCACGGGCGACAACGACGTGCTGGTGGCGCATCCCCAAAGCGGATATCTGGTCAACGGGCTGGAACCGTTCGACCATACGGTGGCCGAGATCCGTGCGGCCGGAACGCTCGCCAACGGCGAACCGGTCCCGACGCTGCGCGATTTCATCCGCGTGTTGCAGGACCCCGAACTGAATCCGCACGGAATGCGGCTCTGGCTCGATGTGAAGCGCCTGACCAAGAATGGTGAAGAGATCGACGTGAACCACAGCATCAATGCCTGCTACCGTGCCTGCGAGATCATCAAGGAGATGAAGGCGCAGAGTCTGTGCGAGTTCCTGATTCCGACGGGCGGCAGCATCTTCGACGTCGTGCGCGATAAGGTCATCGACGAGTACCGGATCAACCTTGCGTGGATGACCTGCACGCATCCGGACAACTACGGGAAGGCCTGGGCGCAGTTGTCGTATGACAAGATTTTCGGCGACAATACCGCCTACGGGCCGATGGATTACATCAGTGCGGGCGTACCGTTGAGCGTCTACAACGTCGACGACGACGAGACGATGGATGCCGTCATTCCCTATTATCCCAAATTGAAGGCGATCTTTACGAACTATCCTTCGAAATTGATTCAGAAACTCAGGGCGCAGGGATACGCCGACTGA
- a CDS encoding BACON domain-containing protein, giving the protein MNLFHKIGLAVAASAAFFAACSSDDDPFFARENDYLTFDCNEQTVEQSLQCDGAWSIDYDGNDDWIAVTPDSGVGNGELDFITVGVAYNRGGERTGTIYIDFAGHAYPIHITQGACDFAYGALSSAGTLVRGVESDFTLILAYANANGDESVALSCRMTGASEGLVAADCTFDKFQKGSGTITMPVTGVPAQTGEVFFELLVDGESKGTVKSTVVADPSSIVGGFPVWWDFSSESKPTLMADPHNYSWGAGSQYPCEDSAPSTDHKYLDWSDRGGYLTVVCSTASGWGYGEGHCYMKGLQKDDYWLMAFPVKNLKEGTRIAFEAAVGCSGSGARYYALEYSADGTNWFLAEGAETVTGVDGSTGPAHYTVMTDQALPNDKTPACGWASYTFPVEGCSVTDGLFYVRLRVSLDIRLNASATTYTISKTGSERLKGIVKVSLPE; this is encoded by the coding sequence ATGAACCTATTCCATAAAATCGGGCTGGCGGTCGCCGCTTCGGCTGCGTTCTTTGCGGCGTGTTCTTCCGACGACGATCCCTTTTTCGCCCGCGAGAACGATTACCTTACTTTCGACTGTAACGAACAGACGGTCGAGCAGAGCCTCCAATGCGACGGCGCGTGGAGCATCGACTACGACGGCAACGACGACTGGATCGCCGTCACGCCCGACAGCGGCGTCGGCAACGGCGAATTGGACTTCATTACGGTCGGCGTGGCCTACAACCGGGGCGGCGAGCGCACGGGTACGATCTATATCGATTTCGCCGGACACGCCTATCCTATCCATATCACGCAGGGTGCCTGCGACTTCGCCTACGGAGCACTCTCGTCGGCGGGCACGCTGGTGCGGGGTGTCGAGAGCGATTTCACGCTGATCCTCGCTTATGCGAACGCCAACGGCGACGAATCCGTTGCTCTGAGCTGCCGGATGACGGGCGCTTCGGAGGGACTCGTGGCGGCCGACTGCACGTTCGATAAGTTCCAGAAGGGCAGCGGCACGATTACGATGCCTGTGACCGGCGTGCCGGCGCAGACGGGCGAAGTCTTCTTCGAACTGCTCGTCGACGGCGAGTCGAAAGGCACGGTCAAGAGTACCGTCGTGGCCGATCCCTCGTCGATCGTCGGCGGATTCCCCGTCTGGTGGGATTTTTCGTCCGAGAGCAAACCGACGTTGATGGCGGATCCGCACAATTACAGTTGGGGAGCCGGTTCGCAGTATCCCTGCGAGGATTCTGCCCCTTCGACCGACCACAAGTATCTCGATTGGAGCGATCGCGGCGGCTATCTCACCGTCGTCTGCTCGACGGCCAGCGGTTGGGGCTACGGCGAAGGCCACTGCTACATGAAGGGGTTGCAGAAGGACGACTATTGGCTCATGGCCTTCCCTGTGAAGAACCTCAAAGAGGGAACGCGCATCGCTTTCGAGGCGGCCGTCGGCTGTTCGGGGTCGGGCGCACGCTACTATGCGTTGGAGTATTCGGCCGACGGGACGAACTGGTTCCTGGCCGAAGGCGCCGAAACCGTCACGGGAGTCGACGGGTCGACGGGGCCGGCGCACTATACGGTGATGACCGACCAGGCGCTTCCCAACGACAAGACGCCTGCATGCGGTTGGGCCAGCTATACCTTCCCCGTCGAAGGGTGTTCCGTGACCGACGGCCTGTTCTACGTGCGTCTGCGCGTCTCGCTCGACATTCGCCTGAACGCTTCGGCCACTACTTACACCATCTCCAAGACAGGCTCCGAACGGCTCAAAGGGATCGTCAAGGTGTCGCTTCCCGAATAA
- a CDS encoding TonB-dependent receptor has protein sequence MNLFRLPCGIPWGGARRLVLTLACLFALSGLSAQNVTLRFERAKLKTVMDEITRQCDLSFAYSREVVDADRIVSIDLKDAPIDAALQSLFPSGNGIDYAIKNRKILLSAGKQSLHVDTVVSGRVADDQNRPLVGATVVVAGTSQGTTTDLDGNFSLRVNAVDPVLKVDYLGYEPQELRVSPSQTTFDIRLALSSKAIDDVVVVGYGTVKRRDLVGAVDQVDRKVIEDRSTGTLARALQGQLPGLNITFTDSKPTRGASVNVRGSGSIGAGGSTLVLIDGVEGSINAINPQDVESVSVLKDASSSAVYGARGAFGVVLITTKSAKKGTPVINYNGSVTINRRTVTPDVVTDGLTWINWWKDCYNGYYNGSKALLNHVDSTIPYTETIYQELIRRSQDPSLARTTALSGHDQFGWAYYDSTDWHSLFYKDYNWSTEHNLSISGGGDQADYYISGRFYDMDGIYKVGNDSYKKYDVRAKGTLKVRPWLRLTNNMSVSVIDAYEPKHQKNNSQIPRLINHTAMPLSPVKNPDGTWTAAAAKSGYAAFSEGTSWRTNDYVYLRNKFDVNIDLVKDVLTASADYSYNYTNRKRMDAQTVIEYSKKPGEILYESEAAGSNLQSVEYQTRYQSANAYLNWSPKLGDDHTFKALAGWNIEKQKYETLTIKREGFVTASKPSFGLMNGTTTDPTVGGYIWSYVGAFFRLNYGYKGKYLAEVSGRYDGSSKFPTNSKWGFFPSASVAWRVSEEPWMKWSEEWLDNFKIRLSAGSMGNGNVDPYSYTSEMTVVTASDIVLGGGLPSYTTVGSTVPVSLTWEKSTTYDLGLDLDFLNNRLSFSGDYYRRYTTDMYTPSISLPSVYGTTSPKGNNAELRTTGWELSFTWRDSFKLGGKPFDYSIKAMVWDNRTVVTKYENATRSLGTLKGYIQNGGSPSDFYEGMELGEMWGYTVAGLFRDQADIDSSATHDFTQASDKVTRPGQVKIADLDHNGNIDPGAFTADDHGDLSIIGNINPHYMFGVNLAANWNGIGLSVFLQGVMKRDWYPSPDSGYFWGKYARPFMWVLGIHNYTDDMYSEEKNNWDTAYWPRMTTYQSNSSYSWTKLLEIPNTRYKQNAAYLRVKNIQVDYTFPKALCQKIRLGGLKIYLSGENLFTFTPLHKYAPNFDPEALGYDTDFSSTAGDGYTYPVLKSVTLGVNITF, from the coding sequence ATGAATCTATTTAGACTTCCTTGCGGAATTCCGTGGGGAGGGGCGAGACGGCTCGTGCTTACGCTGGCCTGTCTGTTCGCCCTCTCCGGTCTCTCCGCGCAGAACGTGACGCTCCGCTTCGAGCGGGCGAAGCTGAAAACCGTGATGGACGAAATCACGAGGCAGTGCGACCTGAGTTTCGCGTACAGCCGCGAAGTGGTCGATGCCGACCGGATCGTCAGTATCGATCTGAAAGACGCGCCGATCGATGCGGCGTTGCAGAGCCTTTTCCCGTCGGGGAACGGGATCGACTATGCGATCAAGAACCGCAAAATCCTGCTTTCGGCCGGTAAACAGTCCTTGCATGTCGACACCGTTGTCTCGGGACGGGTGGCCGACGACCAGAACCGCCCGCTCGTAGGGGCGACCGTGGTCGTGGCGGGCACTTCGCAGGGTACGACGACCGATCTCGACGGGAATTTCTCGCTGCGCGTAAATGCTGTTGATCCCGTCCTGAAAGTCGATTATCTGGGCTACGAACCGCAGGAGTTGCGGGTTTCGCCGTCGCAGACGACCTTCGACATCCGGCTCGCGCTTTCATCGAAGGCGATCGATGACGTGGTGGTCGTGGGCTACGGCACGGTCAAGCGGCGCGATCTGGTGGGTGCGGTCGATCAGGTCGACCGGAAGGTCATCGAAGACCGTTCGACCGGAACGCTGGCCCGTGCCTTGCAGGGGCAGTTACCGGGCCTGAACATCACCTTCACCGACAGCAAACCCACGCGCGGGGCGTCGGTCAACGTCCGCGGATCGGGTTCGATCGGTGCGGGCGGTTCGACGCTCGTCCTGATCGACGGTGTGGAGGGCAGCATCAATGCGATCAACCCGCAGGACGTGGAGTCGGTCTCGGTGCTCAAAGACGCTTCGTCGTCGGCGGTGTACGGTGCACGCGGTGCTTTCGGCGTCGTGCTGATTACGACCAAGAGCGCCAAGAAAGGGACGCCCGTCATCAATTACAACGGTTCGGTGACGATCAACCGCCGCACGGTGACGCCCGATGTGGTGACCGACGGTCTGACGTGGATCAACTGGTGGAAGGATTGCTACAACGGTTATTACAACGGTTCGAAGGCGCTCCTGAACCATGTCGATTCGACGATTCCCTATACCGAGACGATCTATCAGGAGTTGATCCGCCGTTCGCAGGACCCTTCGCTGGCGCGCACGACGGCGCTTTCGGGGCACGACCAGTTCGGGTGGGCCTATTACGACTCGACCGACTGGCATTCGCTCTTCTACAAGGACTACAACTGGTCGACCGAGCACAACCTCTCGATTTCGGGTGGCGGCGACCAGGCCGACTACTATATTTCGGGCCGTTTCTACGATATGGACGGCATCTACAAGGTGGGCAACGACAGCTACAAGAAGTACGACGTGCGCGCCAAGGGAACGCTTAAAGTGCGTCCGTGGCTGCGTCTGACCAACAACATGTCGGTCTCGGTGATCGATGCCTACGAACCCAAGCATCAGAAGAACAACTCGCAGATCCCGCGTCTGATCAACCACACGGCTATGCCGCTTTCGCCGGTGAAGAACCCCGACGGTACGTGGACGGCCGCGGCAGCCAAATCGGGCTATGCCGCCTTCTCGGAGGGGACTTCGTGGCGCACGAACGACTATGTCTACCTGCGCAACAAGTTCGACGTGAACATCGATCTGGTGAAGGACGTGCTGACCGCTTCGGCCGACTACTCCTACAACTACACCAACCGCAAGCGCATGGACGCCCAGACGGTGATCGAATACTCGAAAAAGCCGGGCGAGATTCTCTACGAGTCGGAGGCTGCGGGCTCCAATCTCCAAAGCGTCGAATACCAGACGCGCTATCAGTCGGCCAACGCCTACCTGAACTGGTCGCCCAAGCTGGGCGACGACCACACGTTCAAGGCGCTCGCAGGCTGGAATATCGAGAAACAGAAATACGAGACGCTGACGATCAAACGCGAAGGGTTCGTCACCGCTTCCAAACCGTCGTTCGGACTGATGAACGGTACGACGACCGACCCGACCGTCGGTGGATACATCTGGTCTTACGTGGGCGCTTTCTTTCGGCTCAATTACGGTTACAAGGGCAAGTACCTGGCCGAGGTGAGCGGCCGCTACGACGGTTCGTCGAAGTTCCCGACCAACTCCAAATGGGGATTCTTCCCCTCGGCATCGGTGGCGTGGCGCGTGTCGGAGGAGCCGTGGATGAAGTGGTCGGAGGAGTGGCTCGACAACTTCAAGATCCGCCTTTCGGCCGGTTCGATGGGCAACGGCAACGTCGATCCCTACTCCTACACGTCGGAGATGACCGTGGTTACCGCTTCGGACATCGTGCTCGGCGGAGGGCTGCCCTCCTATACGACGGTCGGCAGTACGGTGCCCGTGTCGCTGACGTGGGAGAAGTCGACGACCTACGACCTGGGGCTCGACCTTGATTTCCTGAACAACCGTCTCTCGTTCAGCGGCGACTACTACCGCCGCTACACCACCGACATGTACACGCCCAGCATTTCGCTGCCGTCGGTCTACGGCACCACGTCGCCCAAGGGCAACAACGCCGAACTGCGCACTACGGGCTGGGAGCTGTCGTTCACATGGCGCGACTCGTTCAAGCTGGGCGGCAAGCCGTTCGATTACAGCATCAAGGCGATGGTGTGGGACAACCGTACGGTGGTGACCAAGTACGAGAATGCCACCCGTTCGCTCGGTACGCTCAAAGGCTATATCCAGAACGGCGGTTCGCCCTCGGACTTCTACGAAGGCATGGAGCTGGGCGAGATGTGGGGGTATACCGTAGCCGGGCTGTTCCGCGATCAGGCCGACATCGACTCCTCGGCCACGCACGACTTCACGCAGGCGTCGGACAAGGTGACGCGCCCCGGGCAGGTCAAGATCGCCGATCTCGATCATAACGGCAACATCGATCCCGGCGCTTTCACCGCCGACGATCACGGCGACCTGTCGATCATCGGCAACATCAATCCGCACTACATGTTCGGCGTCAATCTGGCGGCCAACTGGAACGGCATCGGACTGTCGGTCTTCCTGCAAGGCGTGATGAAGCGTGACTGGTACCCCTCGCCCGATTCGGGTTATTTCTGGGGCAAGTACGCCCGTCCGTTCATGTGGGTACTGGGCATTCACAATTATACGGACGACATGTACAGCGAGGAGAAGAACAACTGGGATACGGCTTATTGGCCGCGCATGACGACCTACCAGTCGAACAGTTCCTATTCGTGGACCAAACTGCTCGAAATTCCCAATACCCGTTACAAGCAAAACGCGGCCTACCTGCGCGTGAAGAATATCCAGGTCGACTACACCTTCCCTAAGGCGCTGTGCCAGAAGATCCGTTTGGGCGGGTTGAAGATTTACCTGTCGGGCGAGAATCTCTTCACCTTCACGCCGCTGCATAAATACGCCCCCAACTTCGACCCCGAAGCACTGGGATACGACACCGATTTCTCTTCGACGGCCGGCGACGGATATACCTATCCCGTGCTCAAAAGCGTGACGCTGGGCGTCAACATCACATTCTAA
- a CDS encoding RNA polymerase sigma factor yields the protein MFTLCYDRYHRGIYLFVLKYVRCEALAEDIVQEVFFRLWCNRRGLREEGNLAALLYAMAKNLTVNAIRKHKIVETGNVRYYDLHEGRQEPAGESDSDETMRRLRLAVGELPARQRTIFNLKIYESRSNQEIADMLNVSVNTVKVHYARTMKHLCQRLKKN from the coding sequence ATGTTCACCCTGTGTTACGACCGATACCACAGGGGGATCTATCTCTTCGTGCTCAAATACGTGCGCTGCGAAGCGCTGGCGGAGGATATCGTGCAGGAGGTGTTTTTCCGGTTGTGGTGCAACCGCCGCGGACTGCGGGAGGAGGGAAATCTGGCCGCGTTGCTCTATGCCATGGCCAAGAACCTGACCGTGAATGCGATCCGCAAGCATAAGATCGTCGAGACGGGCAACGTCCGTTATTACGATCTGCATGAGGGGAGGCAGGAGCCGGCGGGCGAGAGCGATTCCGACGAAACGATGCGGCGGCTTCGGCTGGCCGTGGGGGAGTTGCCGGCGCGGCAGCGGACGATCTTCAACCTGAAAATTTACGAAAGCCGTTCCAATCAGGAGATCGCCGACATGCTCAACGTCTCGGTCAACACCGTCAAGGTGCATTACGCGCGGACGATGAAGCACCTGTGCCAACGATTGAAGAAAAATTAG
- a CDS encoding RagB/SusD family nutrient uptake outer membrane protein has protein sequence MKKYIAILFACVLFCACEDFLTQENPNKIESEYYFKDESSLEIYANGLTRSFATGIKNFVNGDKNADTHAWDGAAAYFKDNYSASDASNWGTSNWSQLRSINFYLDNMRKADAPEAVLNHYEGVGRFFRALFYYAKVRTFGAVPWYEKSIEATDQEALFKDRDNREYVCRKILADLDYACTYCSTAASYRNQASYIHRYVALALKARFCLYEGTMRKYHTLDPSTGRPWQSDESAMYLGECVKACEAIIGDGVYHLTDNAADRRTQYRAMFIESNATTAYANEIIWARNYDSELNVTHYMNSYFINQQYANYAFTRQFINTYLMTDGTPFTDKYPDYDSVDFTTECSGRDYRLAQTIRTPGFTRDGGTTQWAPDVTFSKTGYQPIKWLTDDSSKDTNTSKCDNDVPLMRYAEVLLNYAEAKAELNEMSEEVWNKTIKPLRERAGVTSIYPTTADPYMVEYFQNQVTDPFILEVRRERGIELTMENVRYDDIIRWHQGELFARPWKGIWIAASETPIDLNGDGVNDCIVTSDPNNKSPLKILFIDGASEAGHKLSQGTSGNILPATAIERKWHDYKYVKPIPTTALQENPNLTQNPEW, from the coding sequence ATGAAAAAATACATTGCAATCCTGTTCGCATGCGTTTTGTTCTGCGCGTGCGAGGATTTCCTGACACAGGAGAACCCCAACAAGATCGAGAGCGAATACTACTTCAAAGACGAATCGTCGCTGGAAATCTATGCCAACGGTCTGACGCGGAGTTTCGCCACGGGCATCAAGAACTTCGTCAACGGCGACAAGAACGCCGATACACACGCATGGGACGGTGCGGCGGCCTATTTCAAGGACAACTATTCGGCCTCCGATGCGTCGAACTGGGGGACGAGCAACTGGTCGCAGCTGCGTTCGATCAACTTCTATCTCGACAATATGCGCAAGGCCGACGCACCGGAAGCTGTGTTGAACCACTACGAGGGTGTGGGGCGTTTCTTCCGCGCGCTGTTCTATTACGCCAAGGTGCGTACCTTCGGTGCCGTGCCCTGGTACGAGAAATCGATCGAGGCGACCGACCAGGAGGCGCTCTTCAAGGATCGCGACAACCGCGAATACGTCTGCCGCAAGATTCTCGCAGATCTCGACTACGCCTGCACCTACTGCTCGACGGCGGCTTCCTACCGCAACCAGGCGTCGTACATCCATCGTTACGTGGCCCTCGCGCTCAAAGCGCGTTTCTGCCTCTACGAGGGGACGATGCGCAAATACCACACGCTCGATCCCTCGACGGGCCGGCCGTGGCAGTCGGACGAGAGTGCGATGTACCTCGGCGAGTGCGTCAAGGCGTGCGAGGCGATCATAGGCGACGGCGTCTACCATTTGACCGACAATGCCGCCGACCGCCGCACGCAGTACCGTGCGATGTTCATCGAGAGCAACGCCACGACGGCCTACGCCAACGAGATCATCTGGGCGCGCAACTACGATTCGGAGCTGAACGTGACCCATTACATGAACTCCTATTTCATCAATCAACAGTATGCCAACTACGCCTTCACGCGGCAGTTCATCAACACCTATCTGATGACCGACGGTACGCCGTTCACCGACAAATATCCCGATTACGACAGCGTCGATTTCACGACCGAGTGTAGCGGCCGCGACTACCGTCTCGCGCAGACGATCCGCACGCCGGGTTTCACGCGCGACGGCGGCACGACGCAGTGGGCTCCCGACGTGACCTTCTCGAAAACGGGCTATCAACCGATCAAGTGGCTCACCGACGATTCGTCGAAGGATACGAACACCTCCAAGTGCGACAACGACGTGCCGTTGATGCGCTACGCCGAGGTGCTGCTCAACTATGCCGAAGCGAAGGCCGAACTGAACGAAATGTCGGAGGAAGTGTGGAACAAGACGATCAAGCCGCTGCGCGAACGTGCGGGAGTGACGAGCATCTATCCCACGACGGCCGATCCCTACATGGTCGAGTATTTCCAGAATCAGGTGACCGATCCTTTCATCCTGGAGGTGCGCCGCGAACGGGGCATCGAACTTACGATGGAAAACGTACGTTACGACGACATCATCCGTTGGCATCAGGGCGAGTTGTTCGCGCGGCCGTGGAAAGGCATCTGGATCGCGGCGTCGGAGACACCGATCGACCTCAACGGCGACGGCGTCAACGACTGCATCGTCACGTCGGACCCCAACAACAAGTCGCCGCTCAAAATCCTTTTCATCGACGGCGCTTCCGAAGCGGGGCACAAGCTTTCGCAGGGTACGTCGGGCAATATTCTGCCCGCTACGGCCATCGAGCGCAAGTGGCACGACTATAAGTATGTAAAACCGATTCCGACTACCGCTTTGCAGGAGAATCCCAACCTCACGCAAAACCCCGAATGGTAG